A genomic stretch from Lysobacter soyae includes:
- the clpS gene encoding ATP-dependent Clp protease adapter ClpS — protein MPTERQSDHEIAVQTGKPETAPPPRFAVLMMNDDFTPMDFVIDVLMRFFNMNIELATQVMLRVHTEGSAVCGLYSRDVAETKVAQVNEYAQANQHPLLSRVEKA, from the coding sequence ATGCCTACAGAACGCCAATCCGACCATGAAATCGCCGTGCAGACCGGCAAGCCTGAGACTGCGCCGCCGCCCCGGTTCGCCGTCTTGATGATGAACGACGACTTCACACCGATGGACTTCGTCATCGACGTCCTCATGCGGTTCTTCAACATGAATATCGAACTCGCCACGCAGGTCATGTTGCGCGTGCATACCGAGGGCTCGGCGGTGTGCGGGCTGTATTCCCGCGACGTGGCCGAAACCAAGGTCGCGCAGGTGAACGAATACGCCCAGGCAAACCAGCATCCCTTGTTGTCGAGGGTGGAAAAAGCGTAG
- a CDS encoding NUDIX hydrolase — translation MTYREGRFWQPDVTVATIVERDGQYLMVEEMASGRCVINQPAGHLEPDESLCDAALRETREETGWDVRLTGFVGAYQWKATETGRHYLRFAFLAEPVALVESRTLDKGIVRATWMSPEQLQAEMPRHRSPLVQKVIDDARAGRVLPLDMLVFVP, via the coding sequence ATGACATATCGCGAAGGTCGTTTCTGGCAACCCGACGTCACCGTCGCGACCATCGTCGAACGCGATGGGCAGTACTTGATGGTGGAAGAAATGGCATCCGGGCGCTGTGTCATCAATCAACCTGCGGGGCATTTGGAGCCCGACGAAAGCTTGTGTGACGCGGCATTGCGCGAGACCCGCGAAGAGACCGGCTGGGATGTTCGCCTAACCGGTTTCGTGGGCGCCTATCAATGGAAGGCCACTGAAACCGGACGCCATTATTTGCGCTTCGCCTTTTTGGCGGAACCCGTTGCGCTGGTCGAATCACGCACACTCGATAAAGGGATTGTGCGTGCGACATGGATGAGCCCGGAGCAACTTCAGGCTGAAATGCCGCGGCACCGTAGCCCGTTGGTTCAGAAGGTCATCGATGATGCGAGGGCCGGTCGCGTCCTGCCGCTCGACATGCTGGTGTTTGTGCCATGA